One genomic region from Nocardia vinacea encodes:
- a CDS encoding nuclear transport factor 2 family protein: MAFSAATMLGTIGIPTANAESSGPLPSCYSQPAVSAPGIEAVEQLKQDYFHAIDTKNWSDLSTHLAPDVIVDTTGSAGPIFPNRDSFIAFLQLTLGGANTHHQGYDPQIKMTSATTAAGVWTMDDVLVWGNTFGVHGYGHYWECYTNTDGHWVEKYSKLTRTRIDLINPDGTVIEADAPLDEIVQKFHEATGL; encoded by the coding sequence GTGGCGTTCAGTGCGGCGACAATGCTCGGTACCATCGGTATCCCGACCGCCAACGCAGAGTCATCGGGCCCGCTTCCCTCGTGTTATTCGCAACCTGCCGTCTCGGCGCCCGGCATCGAGGCGGTCGAGCAGCTCAAGCAAGACTATTTCCATGCCATCGATACCAAGAACTGGTCCGACCTGAGCACACACCTCGCGCCTGACGTCATAGTGGACACCACGGGCAGCGCCGGCCCCATATTTCCCAACAGGGATTCGTTCATCGCCTTCCTGCAACTCACGCTGGGTGGCGCTAATACACACCACCAAGGCTACGACCCGCAAATCAAAATGACGTCCGCGACGACTGCCGCGGGTGTGTGGACGATGGATGACGTACTTGTCTGGGGCAATACGTTCGGGGTGCACGGTTACGGCCATTACTGGGAGTGCTATACAAACACCGACGGCCACTGGGTGGAAAAGTACTCCAAGCTCACCCGTACCCGCATAGATCTGATCAATCCCGATGGCACGGTGATCGAGGCCGACGCTCCGCTCGATGAGATCGTTCAGAAATTCCACGAAGCTACCGGGCTCTAG
- a CDS encoding NUDIX domain-containing protein has product MAGKFSAGILLFRRTAGDTEVLIGHMGGPFWARKDAGAWSIPKGEYEPEYEGAEVAAAREFLEELGLPVPEGDRVPLGEVRYGSGKSAKNLTVWAVEGDLDPSTVVPGTFEMEWPPKSGRLATFPEIDRVGWFDLATAHDKLGAGQRPYLDRLAEHLA; this is encoded by the coding sequence GTGGCAGGCAAATTCAGTGCTGGGATTCTGTTGTTCCGTCGGACCGCCGGTGATACCGAGGTGCTGATCGGGCATATGGGTGGGCCGTTCTGGGCGCGGAAGGATGCGGGGGCGTGGTCGATTCCGAAGGGTGAGTACGAGCCGGAATACGAGGGCGCCGAGGTGGCCGCGGCGCGTGAGTTCCTCGAGGAACTCGGGCTGCCGGTGCCCGAGGGCGATCGGGTGCCGTTGGGCGAGGTTCGCTACGGCAGTGGCAAATCCGCCAAGAACCTCACAGTTTGGGCCGTCGAGGGCGATCTCGACCCGTCCACAGTTGTCCCGGGCACCTTCGAAATGGAATGGCCGCCCAAATCCGGCCGCCTCGCCACCTTCCCGGAAATCGACCGCGTCGGATGGTTCGACCTCGCCACCGCGCACGACAAACTGGGCGCAGGCCAGCGGCCCTACCTCGACCGGCTAGCCGAGCACCTCGCCTGA
- a CDS encoding glycoside hydrolase family 13 protein, giving the protein MTDTPAVSASVDRTAQPWWRSAVFYQVYPRSFADSDGDGIGDLGGVREKLGYLELLGVDALWICPVMRSPMADGGYDVADPRDIDALFGGMAAMDELIAEAHDRNLKVTMDLVPNHTSDQHPWFAAALAAAPGSHERERYIFRDGRGPDGATPPNNWPSIFGGPAWTRITEADGTPGQWYLHIFAREQPDLNWQNPEVAADFEQTLRFWLDRGVDGFRLDVAHGMAKPDGLPDMVRVETKMLVHDDSDPRFNNPNVHDIHRRIRKVLDEYPNAVSIGEVWVDDNTRFGEYVRPDELHLAFNFRLAETEFAADPVRAAIDNSLAAVAPVGASPTWTLSNHDIEREVTRYGGGPVGVARARAMIMVELALPGAVFIYNGAELGLPNVDDLPEAVLQDPVWERSGHTERGRDGCRVPIPWEGAAPPFGFTTAEQSWLPIPPEWASSSVEAQLEALGSTLSLYRLAIELRSVRPEFAGPRIEWYGSPSGCLAFRRPGGLVCVLNASPVPISLPPGDVLLVSAPPVNGQLPANAAAWMV; this is encoded by the coding sequence GTGACTGATACACCTGCCGTGTCGGCGTCGGTGGATCGCACCGCCCAACCTTGGTGGCGGTCGGCCGTGTTCTACCAGGTCTATCCGCGATCCTTCGCGGACTCCGACGGTGACGGGATCGGCGATCTCGGCGGAGTTCGCGAGAAGCTCGGCTACCTCGAACTACTCGGGGTGGACGCGCTGTGGATCTGTCCGGTGATGCGTTCGCCGATGGCCGACGGCGGCTACGACGTCGCCGACCCACGCGATATCGACGCGCTGTTCGGCGGTATGGCGGCGATGGACGAATTGATCGCCGAAGCGCACGACCGCAATCTCAAGGTCACCATGGACCTGGTGCCGAACCACACCAGTGATCAGCATCCGTGGTTCGCCGCGGCGCTGGCCGCCGCACCCGGCAGCCATGAACGCGAGCGCTACATCTTCCGCGACGGCCGCGGACCCGACGGCGCCACGCCGCCGAACAACTGGCCGAGCATCTTCGGCGGACCGGCCTGGACTCGAATCACCGAGGCCGACGGCACCCCCGGTCAGTGGTACCTGCACATCTTCGCGCGTGAGCAACCCGATCTGAACTGGCAGAATCCCGAGGTCGCCGCCGATTTCGAGCAGACGCTGCGGTTCTGGCTCGACCGCGGCGTCGACGGCTTCCGCCTCGATGTCGCGCACGGCATGGCCAAACCGGACGGCCTGCCCGATATGGTGCGCGTCGAGACCAAGATGCTCGTGCACGACGACAGCGATCCGCGCTTCAACAATCCCAATGTGCACGATATCCACCGCCGCATCCGGAAGGTGCTGGACGAGTATCCGAACGCGGTCTCGATCGGCGAGGTGTGGGTCGACGACAACACCCGATTCGGCGAGTACGTCCGACCGGACGAACTGCACCTGGCCTTCAATTTCCGTCTCGCCGAGACGGAATTCGCCGCCGATCCGGTGCGGGCCGCCATCGACAATTCGCTCGCGGCCGTCGCGCCGGTGGGCGCCTCGCCCACTTGGACCCTGTCCAACCACGACATCGAGCGCGAGGTCACCCGCTACGGCGGCGGTCCGGTCGGGGTCGCGCGGGCTCGCGCGATGATCATGGTGGAGTTGGCGCTGCCCGGTGCGGTCTTCATCTACAACGGCGCCGAACTCGGACTGCCGAATGTGGACGATCTGCCCGAGGCGGTGCTGCAGGATCCGGTCTGGGAACGCTCCGGACATACCGAGCGCGGACGCGACGGCTGCCGGGTGCCGATTCCATGGGAGGGCGCTGCGCCGCCGTTCGGCTTCACCACCGCCGAGCAGTCCTGGCTGCCGATACCGCCGGAATGGGCGTCGTCATCGGTCGAGGCGCAGTTGGAGGCGTTGGGCTCCACGCTGTCGCTGTACCGCTTGGCGATCGAACTACGCAGTGTCCGACCGGAATTCGCGGGTCCGCGGATCGAGTGGTACGGCAGTCCGTCGGGTTGCCTGGCCTTCCGGAGACCGGGTGGACTGGTCTGTGTGCTGAACGCATCCCCCGTGCCGATCTCCCTGCCGCCGGGCGATGTACTGCTCGTCAGCGCCCCACCGGTGAACGGACAGTTGCCCGCGAATGCCGCCGCCTGGATGGTGTGA
- a CDS encoding phosphoribosylaminoimidazolesuccinocarboxamide synthase, which translates to MKHIHAGKVRDLYEDGDTLLLVASDRVSVYDVVLPTPIPDKGALLTQLSNWWFEYFTEVPNHVVSATDVPAEFAGRGIRVKPLKMLQVECIARGYLTGSGLKEYEHTGTVSGIALPPGLRDGDILPEPIFTPTSKASEGHDEPITFADVVNQEGREVAEQLRDLTLRIYTRGAAHAAVRGVIVADTKVEFGWDSDVLTLGDEVLTSDSSRFWPGAEWEPGRPQRSFDKQFVRDWSTSTGWNKEYPGPEIPAEIVDATRQKYIEAYELITGQSWGAASR; encoded by the coding sequence GTGAAGCACATCCACGCCGGAAAGGTGCGCGACCTCTACGAGGACGGCGATACCCTGCTGCTGGTGGCGTCGGACCGGGTATCGGTCTACGACGTGGTGCTGCCGACGCCGATCCCGGATAAGGGCGCACTGCTGACCCAGCTGTCCAACTGGTGGTTCGAATACTTCACCGAGGTGCCCAACCATGTGGTCTCCGCGACCGATGTGCCCGCGGAATTCGCCGGTCGCGGCATCCGGGTCAAGCCGCTGAAGATGCTGCAGGTCGAATGCATCGCGCGCGGCTATCTGACCGGGTCGGGGCTGAAGGAATACGAGCACACCGGGACGGTTTCCGGCATCGCGCTGCCGCCCGGTCTGCGTGATGGCGACATACTGCCCGAGCCGATCTTCACCCCGACCAGTAAGGCCTCCGAGGGCCACGACGAGCCCATCACCTTCGCGGATGTGGTGAATCAGGAGGGCCGCGAGGTCGCCGAGCAACTGCGCGACCTGACTCTTCGGATCTATACCCGCGGTGCCGCGCACGCCGCCGTGCGCGGCGTCATCGTCGCCGACACCAAGGTCGAATTCGGTTGGGACAGTGACGTTCTCACCCTCGGCGACGAGGTACTGACCTCCGACTCCTCCCGCTTCTGGCCTGGCGCCGAATGGGAACCCGGCCGCCCCCAACGCTCCTTCGACAAGCAGTTCGTCCGCGACTGGTCCACCTCCACGGGCTGGAACAAGGAATATCCGGGCCCGGAGATCCCCGCCGAAATCGTCGATGCCACTCGGCAGAAGTACATCGAGGCATACGAACTCATCACTGGGCAGAGTTGGGGCGCAGCGTCCCGCTGA
- a CDS encoding DUF5130 domain-containing protein yields MASSNWPAVVESELPHGSVVTSSGRVSGVHEAGAVFKEAPFSDDERLAIDNVLTEATRATKVRFSIYIGDLGADPAAGADAVFPATPEAARSVLIAVSPNDKAIEVRSGHEVADRANDRVCQLGVTAALSSFRQGQLIDGLISAVRVMAAAIGR; encoded by the coding sequence GTGGCAAGTTCTAATTGGCCCGCGGTAGTCGAATCCGAACTGCCGCACGGTTCGGTGGTCACCAGCAGCGGCCGCGTCTCGGGTGTGCACGAGGCCGGCGCGGTGTTCAAGGAAGCCCCGTTCAGCGATGACGAGCGGCTCGCCATAGACAACGTGCTCACCGAGGCGACCCGCGCGACAAAGGTGCGCTTCAGCATCTACATCGGCGATCTCGGCGCGGATCCGGCCGCCGGTGCGGACGCGGTCTTCCCCGCGACCCCCGAGGCCGCGCGTTCGGTGCTCATCGCGGTTTCGCCCAATGACAAGGCCATCGAGGTGCGCTCCGGCCACGAGGTCGCTGATCGCGCCAACGACCGCGTCTGCCAGCTCGGCGTCACCGCCGCATTGAGCTCGTTCCGGCAGGGCCAGCTCATCGACGGCCTGATCTCCGCGGTTCGCGTGATGGCCGCCGCTATCGGTCGCTGA
- a CDS encoding AzlD domain-containing protein, with translation MSTPILLVAMSALSAGTYAFRSSGPALRNRIRFPERATKLLEIGAVVLLAAMVAITTVPTGTGHLGFALPAGVLVGGLLAWRNQPMLVAILAAAGTTALLRLVGVT, from the coding sequence GTGAGTACCCCGATCTTGTTGGTAGCCATGTCCGCACTCTCCGCCGGAACATATGCCTTCCGTTCATCGGGCCCGGCACTGCGCAACCGCATCCGCTTCCCAGAGCGAGCAACCAAACTGCTGGAGATCGGCGCGGTTGTCCTGCTCGCGGCGATGGTCGCCATCACCACTGTGCCCACGGGCACCGGCCACCTCGGATTCGCCTTACCCGCAGGGGTTTTGGTCGGCGGCCTGCTGGCGTGGCGCAACCAACCGATGCTGGTGGCCATCCTGGCCGCGGCGGGTACGACCGCCCTGCTGCGCCTGGTCGGCGTCACCTGA
- a CDS encoding dihydrofolate reductase family protein — protein MTVTYTFDVFSSLDGYGGVSGGDWGGYWGKQGPELLDHRLALYEAEQRMVFGANTYRAFTQILDSGNEESVRDPWVTRMRNLPATVVSTTLEGPLDWPDATVVSGDAVDVVARLKKESEVPLRSHGSLSMNRALMAAGLVDRVQVTLFPVITGQTGDDPIFQGAADFDLELIESRTLDGNIQELIYRPTLHV, from the coding sequence ATGACCGTCACCTACACCTTCGACGTCTTTTCCAGCCTCGACGGCTACGGTGGCGTCAGCGGCGGCGACTGGGGCGGCTACTGGGGCAAGCAAGGCCCCGAACTGCTCGACCACCGCCTCGCCTTGTACGAGGCGGAGCAGCGGATGGTCTTCGGGGCCAACACCTATCGGGCGTTCACGCAGATACTGGACTCGGGCAACGAGGAGTCGGTGCGTGACCCATGGGTCACCCGGATGAGGAACCTGCCGGCGACGGTGGTGTCGACCACCCTGGAAGGACCGCTCGACTGGCCGGACGCCACCGTCGTGAGCGGTGACGCCGTCGACGTCGTCGCACGGCTCAAGAAGGAGTCCGAGGTGCCGTTGCGCTCGCACGGCAGCCTGTCGATGAACCGGGCGCTGATGGCCGCCGGCCTGGTCGACCGCGTCCAGGTGACGCTCTTCCCTGTGATCACCGGTCAGACCGGTGATGACCCGATCTTCCAGGGTGCGGCCGACTTCGACCTCGAGCTGATCGAGAGCCGCACGCTCGACGGCAACATCCAAGAGCTCATATACCGGCCCACCCTGCATGTCTGA
- a CDS encoding HNH endonuclease, with the protein MKQRHGRSHEARTHRQLQPADVHNRGSGATPLHILSDHYPGAHRTGEPAHHIAHLTAVQNEAANWLKRRVLLLNATYEPLTALSARRAVVLLICDKADTVHHDPEGSVVHSAESAVTIPSVIRLRSYVHVPYRARVPMTRAALMHRDRYRCGYCGGKAETIDHVIPRSRGGEHSWENCVASCAPCNHRKADKLLSELGWTLRSPLVSPKGPHWRLLSTTAELDPVWLQYLGEGAA; encoded by the coding sequence ATGAAGCAGCGGCACGGCCGATCACATGAGGCCAGGACGCACCGACAACTCCAGCCCGCCGACGTCCACAATCGTGGGTCGGGGGCTACTCCGCTGCACATCTTGTCCGACCACTATCCGGGTGCCCATCGCACCGGTGAGCCTGCTCACCACATCGCACACCTCACGGCCGTCCAGAACGAGGCCGCCAACTGGTTGAAGCGCCGGGTGCTGCTTCTGAATGCCACCTACGAGCCGCTCACCGCACTGTCCGCGCGCCGCGCCGTCGTACTTCTCATCTGCGATAAAGCCGATACCGTCCACCACGACCCCGAGGGTTCGGTGGTGCATTCCGCCGAATCCGCCGTCACGATTCCGTCCGTCATCCGGCTACGCAGCTATGTGCACGTCCCTTATCGCGCGCGCGTCCCGATGACCCGTGCCGCCCTCATGCATCGCGACCGCTACCGCTGCGGCTATTGCGGCGGGAAGGCGGAGACCATCGACCACGTCATCCCGCGCAGCCGCGGCGGTGAACATTCCTGGGAGAACTGCGTCGCCAGCTGCGCGCCGTGTAACCACCGCAAGGCCGACAAGCTGCTCAGCGAGCTGGGGTGGACGTTGCGTTCGCCGCTGGTTTCGCCGAAGGGGCCGCATTGGCGACTGCTCTCGACCACTGCGGAGCTGGATCCGGTGTGGTTGCAGTATCTCGGTGAAGGCGCGGCCTGA
- a CDS encoding acyl-CoA thioesterase: MTSSLDGNGSALGGSLLLPKRFHAKVDVRWSDMDVFQHVNHARMVTLLEEARIPWLFEDGRPTAPLREGCVLADLRVRYRGQLRHDDTPLDIAMWIEQLRAVDFTIGYEVRANGAAPDSPPAVIASTQIAAFDMRTQRLRRLTDTERDYLAEWKE; the protein is encoded by the coding sequence TTGACCAGTTCGCTCGACGGTAATGGGAGCGCGCTTGGTGGCAGCCTGCTGCTGCCCAAGCGCTTCCACGCCAAGGTAGACGTCAGGTGGTCGGATATGGACGTGTTCCAGCACGTCAACCATGCCCGCATGGTGACGCTGCTGGAGGAGGCGCGGATTCCGTGGCTGTTCGAGGACGGACGCCCGACCGCGCCGTTGCGCGAGGGCTGCGTGCTGGCGGACCTTCGGGTCCGCTACCGCGGCCAGCTGCGTCACGACGACACCCCGCTCGATATCGCCATGTGGATCGAGCAGCTGCGTGCGGTCGACTTCACCATCGGCTACGAGGTCCGGGCCAACGGCGCGGCCCCGGACTCGCCGCCCGCGGTGATCGCCTCCACCCAGATCGCGGCCTTCGATATGCGCACGCAGCGCCTGCGTCGGCTCACCGATACCGAACGTGATTACCTCGCCGAGTGGAAAGAGTGA
- a CDS encoding AzlC family ABC transporter permease: MRSTWRTLDRDTLSGIAAVLLAVGLIGVSYGATAVTSGFPLWVPIVLGIVVLAGGAEFLFIGIMAAGGSPIAAVLAGLLVNARHLPYGLSVPDVVGTGWRRRIGVHVMNDESVALALAQPDVARRRAAYWVSGLGVLIAWPGGAAIGALIGTVVPDTGAIGLDAVFPAVLLSLITPALRARGTLRAALIGASAAVASAPFLPAGMPVLVALSGLFFAISRKGDSEAEPGETQAA; encoded by the coding sequence ATGCGTTCGACATGGCGAACACTTGATCGGGATACACTCTCCGGAATCGCGGCGGTACTGCTCGCGGTCGGGCTGATCGGCGTTTCCTACGGTGCGACCGCTGTCACCTCCGGTTTTCCACTCTGGGTACCGATCGTGCTCGGGATCGTGGTGCTCGCGGGCGGCGCGGAGTTCCTGTTCATCGGAATCATGGCCGCCGGTGGCAGCCCGATCGCGGCGGTGCTGGCCGGACTGCTGGTCAATGCCAGGCATCTGCCGTACGGACTGTCGGTGCCCGATGTGGTTGGCACCGGATGGCGGCGGCGCATCGGCGTACACGTGATGAACGACGAATCCGTCGCGCTGGCACTCGCCCAGCCCGATGTGGCGCGTCGGCGGGCCGCGTATTGGGTGAGCGGGTTGGGTGTGCTCATCGCGTGGCCGGGTGGCGCGGCGATCGGTGCGCTGATCGGCACGGTGGTGCCCGATACCGGTGCGATCGGGTTGGACGCGGTGTTCCCCGCGGTGCTGTTATCGCTGATCACGCCCGCCTTGCGAGCCCGCGGCACGCTGCGCGCGGCCCTGATCGGGGCGAGTGCGGCCGTGGCGAGTGCGCCGTTTTTACCCGCGGGAATGCCTGTGCTGGTTGCGCTTTCGGGGCTGTTCTTCGCTATTTCGAGGAAAGGCGACAGCGAGGCCGAGCCCGGAGAGACGCAGGCGGCATGA
- a CDS encoding helix-turn-helix domain-containing protein, with product MEQSPTTPQAVIAAALRRERTRAGLSLTEVANRAGVAKSTLSQLESGTGNPSLETLWALCVALDMPFSRLLDPPRPTVHVIRAGEGPVVAAAESEYRATLLAAGPANSRRDLFRITSEPGHARKSEPHIPGVVEHVLLASGRALVGPIDAPVELTPGDYIAYPGDAPHIFEALERDTWATLVVEYT from the coding sequence ATGGAGCAGAGTCCGACGACGCCACAGGCGGTGATCGCCGCTGCCCTGCGCCGCGAGCGCACCCGCGCCGGGCTATCGCTCACCGAGGTCGCCAACCGCGCGGGAGTGGCGAAATCCACACTGTCCCAACTGGAATCCGGCACCGGCAATCCGAGCTTGGAGACCTTGTGGGCGCTGTGCGTCGCCCTGGATATGCCCTTCTCCCGGCTGCTCGACCCGCCGCGGCCCACCGTTCACGTCATCCGTGCGGGGGAGGGGCCGGTGGTGGCCGCCGCCGAGTCCGAGTACCGCGCAACGCTGCTGGCGGCCGGTCCGGCCAACTCCCGCCGCGATCTGTTCCGCATTACGTCCGAACCCGGTCATGCGCGCAAATCGGAGCCGCATATCCCGGGCGTGGTCGAGCATGTGCTCCTCGCCAGTGGACGCGCGCTCGTCGGCCCGATCGACGCACCGGTCGAACTGACACCCGGCGACTACATCGCCTACCCGGGTGACGCACCGCACATTTTCGAGGCCCTCGAACGCGACACTTGGGCAACGCTGGTCGTCGAATACACGTGA
- the pepN gene encoding aminopeptidase N translates to MSAPNLTRDQAIERASTVQVENYRIELDLTDGAGQPGEQTFFSRSTVTFTATAGASTFIDIVARGVRSAVLNGTPIDVADYDEAKGITLTGLAERNELVVEADCEYSNTGEGLHRFVDPTDDAVYLYSQFETADAKRMFACFDQPDLKASFDISVTAAPSWKVISNAAAVDTLIADPGKHLFRTTPRMSTYLVALIAGPYAEWTDAYTDDHGTIPLGIYCRSSLAEHMDAERLFTETKQGFGFYHNNFGVPYAFGKYDQLFVPEFNAGAMENAGAVTFLEDYVFRSKVTRASYERRAETVLHEMAHMWFGDLVTMKWWDDLWLNESFATFASVLCQSEATEYTSAWTTFANVEKSWAYRQDQLPSTHPIAADIPDLHAVEVNFDGITYAKGASVLKQLVAYVGLEPFLAGLRAYFTEHAYGNATFDDLLSALEQSSGRDLSGWGAQWLKTTGLNIVRPDFEVDAEGKFTSFAVVQEGAAPGAGERRVHRLAVGVYADQDGKLVRTKRVELDLDAAERTDVPELIGVPRGKFVLVNDDDLTYCSVRLDADSLDVLVNRIADIAEPLPRTLAWSAAWEMTRQAEFRARDFVALVQRGVGAESEIGVVQRLLMQANTAIGSYADPEWATTTGWPEYANRLLELAREAEAGSDHQLAFVNALTGAKLSDWHTEVLRELLDGDPAKVGLPGLIVDTDLRWRLVTALAAAGEIDAEGLATPSIDTELSNDPTAAGKRQAAAAATARPIAEVKEQAWTTVMSDDSVPNITARSIVGGFAPNGQGELLTPYVERYFAEVPGVWERRSSEVAQTVVIGLYPAWAISEEAVATADKFLADDHPPALRRLVSEGKAGTERSLRARAFDAQD, encoded by the coding sequence ATGTCCGCACCGAACCTGACTCGCGACCAGGCGATCGAACGCGCCTCGACAGTGCAGGTCGAGAACTATCGCATCGAGCTCGACCTGACCGACGGGGCGGGGCAGCCGGGCGAGCAGACCTTCTTCTCCCGCAGCACGGTCACTTTCACCGCGACCGCGGGCGCGAGCACGTTCATCGATATCGTCGCCCGCGGGGTCCGCTCCGCCGTGCTCAACGGCACCCCGATCGACGTCGCCGACTACGACGAAGCCAAGGGCATCACCCTCACCGGTCTGGCCGAGCGCAACGAACTCGTCGTCGAGGCCGACTGCGAATACTCCAATACCGGTGAGGGCCTGCACCGCTTCGTCGACCCCACCGATGACGCGGTCTACCTGTACTCGCAATTCGAAACCGCCGATGCCAAGCGCATGTTCGCCTGCTTCGATCAGCCGGATCTCAAGGCCAGCTTCGATATCAGCGTCACCGCCGCGCCGAGCTGGAAGGTCATCTCCAACGCCGCCGCGGTCGATACGCTCATCGCCGATCCCGGCAAGCACCTGTTCCGCACCACCCCGCGGATGAGCACCTATCTGGTCGCGCTCATCGCGGGCCCGTACGCGGAATGGACCGACGCCTACACCGACGATCACGGCACCATCCCGCTCGGCATCTACTGCCGCTCCTCGCTCGCCGAACATATGGACGCCGAGCGCCTCTTCACCGAGACGAAGCAGGGATTCGGCTTCTACCACAACAACTTCGGTGTGCCGTACGCCTTCGGCAAGTACGACCAGCTGTTCGTCCCGGAGTTCAACGCGGGCGCGATGGAGAACGCCGGTGCCGTTACGTTCCTGGAGGACTACGTCTTCCGGTCCAAGGTGACCCGCGCCTCCTACGAGCGGCGCGCCGAGACAGTTCTGCACGAGATGGCGCATATGTGGTTCGGCGATCTGGTCACCATGAAGTGGTGGGACGACCTGTGGTTGAACGAATCGTTCGCGACCTTCGCCTCGGTGCTGTGCCAGTCCGAGGCGACCGAATACACAAGTGCCTGGACCACTTTCGCCAATGTGGAGAAGTCCTGGGCCTACCGGCAGGACCAGCTGCCCTCCACTCACCCCATTGCCGCGGATATCCCGGACCTGCATGCGGTTGAGGTCAACTTCGACGGAATCACCTATGCCAAGGGCGCTTCCGTGCTCAAGCAGCTTGTCGCGTATGTCGGTCTGGAGCCGTTCCTCGCAGGTCTGCGCGCCTACTTCACCGAACACGCCTACGGCAATGCCACTTTCGACGATCTGCTGTCGGCGCTGGAGCAGTCCTCGGGCCGTGATCTGTCCGGCTGGGGCGCGCAGTGGCTCAAGACCACCGGCTTGAATATCGTTCGGCCGGATTTCGAGGTCGACGCCGAGGGCAAGTTCACCTCGTTCGCCGTGGTGCAGGAGGGTGCGGCACCCGGTGCGGGCGAACGTCGCGTCCATCGCCTCGCCGTCGGCGTCTATGCCGACCAGGACGGAAAGCTGGTGCGCACCAAGCGCGTCGAGCTCGATCTCGATGCCGCCGAGCGCACCGACGTCCCCGAGTTGATCGGCGTGCCACGCGGCAAGTTCGTGCTGGTCAACGATGACGACCTCACCTACTGCTCGGTGCGCCTGGATGCCGATTCGCTCGACGTGCTGGTCAACCGCATCGCCGATATCGCCGAACCGCTCCCCCGCACGCTGGCCTGGTCGGCCGCCTGGGAGATGACCAGGCAGGCCGAATTCCGGGCCCGCGATTTCGTCGCCCTGGTCCAGCGCGGCGTCGGCGCCGAATCCGAAATCGGGGTGGTGCAACGACTCCTGATGCAGGCCAACACCGCGATCGGCAGCTACGCCGATCCGGAATGGGCCACCACCACCGGCTGGCCCGAATACGCCAACCGGCTGCTGGAGCTCGCTCGCGAGGCCGAGGCGGGTTCGGACCACCAACTCGCCTTCGTCAACGCACTCACCGGCGCCAAGCTGTCGGACTGGCACACCGAGGTGCTGCGTGAACTGCTCGACGGCGACCCGGCGAAGGTCGGTCTCCCGGGTCTGATCGTCGACACCGATCTGCGCTGGCGGCTGGTCACCGCACTCGCCGCCGCCGGTGAGATCGACGCCGAAGGGCTCGCGACCCCCTCGATCGATACAGAGTTGTCCAATGATCCGACCGCGGCGGGTAAGCGGCAAGCCGCGGCCGCGGCGACGGCTCGTCCGATCGCCGAGGTGAAGGAGCAGGCCTGGACGACGGTGATGTCCGACGATTCGGTCCCGAATATCACCGCCCGTTCGATCGTCGGCGGCTTCGCGCCCAATGGCCAGGGTGAGCTGCTGACGCCGTACGTGGAGCGCTATTTCGCCGAGGTCCCCGGCGTCTGGGAGCGCCGCTCCAGCGAGGTCGCGCAGACCGTGGTCATCGGGCTCTATCCGGCGTGGGCGATCAGCGAGGAAGCCGTCGCGACGGCGGACAAGTTCCTCGCCGATGACCATCCGCCTGCGCTGCGCCGCCTGGTGAGCGAGGGCAAGGCGGGCACCGAACGCTCACTGCGCGCACGCGCCTTCGACGCCCAGGACTGA
- a CDS encoding globin, producing MSSGEQTATSFYEAIGGAETFQRIVAAFYREVAADEVLRPLYPEQDLGPAERRLRMFLEQYWGGPRTYSDERGHPRLRMRHMPFKIGPVERDAWLRCMRIGVAEIEPEILDDEHRKALLDYLEMAANSLMNAAW from the coding sequence ATGAGTTCCGGCGAGCAGACAGCCACGTCGTTCTACGAGGCGATCGGTGGGGCGGAGACGTTCCAGCGGATCGTCGCGGCGTTCTATCGCGAGGTGGCGGCCGATGAGGTGCTGCGCCCGCTGTATCCGGAGCAGGACCTCGGACCGGCCGAGCGGCGCCTGCGCATGTTCCTGGAGCAGTACTGGGGCGGGCCGCGCACCTACTCCGACGAACGCGGGCACCCGCGGCTGCGGATGCGGCATATGCCGTTCAAAATCGGTCCGGTGGAGCGCGACGCGTGGCTGCGCTGCATGCGCATCGGCGTGGCGGAAATCGAACCGGAAATTCTGGACGATGAACATCGCAAGGCATTGCTCGACTATTTGGAGATGGCGGCAAATTCGCTGATGAATGCGGCTTGGTGA